The DNA segment GAACATGGGCCAGAGCGCTTTGACGCGGCAGTGGCGAAAGTGCATGCACGCGATACATCCATCCATAATGACATTAAGAATACAGCTCAGAGGGATGAGTTCGGTGATGGGAATGACCGTTGCGGCGATGGGAAAGGCAACCATTGCGCCACCGATCCCCGTTACGCCGGAAACAAATCCCCCCATAAACCATGAACAGGCGACAAGAAGTCCTACAGAATCAAGCATTTTGGCGTGTCCTGCCGTATTAGGCTATTGTGCGGCCAGTTTGGCTTCGCATTGTTCCAGTGAGCCGTAGCCCAGTTTCTGCATCAAAATTTCGTAGCGTTCCTGAACGAGGTTGCGGCCCTCTTTGCGGGCGGCATTCATGCATTCTTCGTAGAGCATGAGGCTCTTGCGAGAGTAGGTCTGAAGCTCGGAACCAAGGTAGAGGCAAAAGCCCTGATGGCCCTCTGGCTGCACACTCCGTGGGAAGCGCTCTGCAACCTGCCGACGCCATGTGCCTTCGACGACAACGATGTTGCGGAGCATTTCGTCATCGTTGAGCGGGGGAATCTGGCCACCCATGAGGGCATATTTTTCGGTCATCAGGTTGCGACCAGCCTTTTCCGCTTCCTTGAGGTCGTTCAGGTATGACTCAAGAAATGCTTCATTCATAACAGCGTGCGTCATCTCACGCATGACGCGGAAGGAGTCCGGGTGCTCCTGACAGACAGACGTCCCGCCAGCATTATTGACTGCGAGGAACATTTTCAGTTCGTGTTCAATAATATCCTTAACAAGCTCATTTTTTCGCGCTTCGGTCATGATGCTTACCTCTTTTTTATGCCGAATAATCCTCTTTGGCGGGGATTTCAGCAGAAAACACATATGGTTCGAAATTCACAAAGCCGTGCTCTTTTGCGGAATGAAAGAGAGTTCTCTCCTTATGGTGCGCGGAGGAGCAGTCTTTTTTGCGTTTTTGCTGCGAGCAAAGGCTGAGGAACCTCTACAAGAGCTTGGCATAAAAGGAAATACTCTAAATTTGGAAAATGGACATTCCTTCGCAATGCATTCGGGAAAAGAAGCACAAAGAAAAATTTTGCAAGAGAAGTGCCGATTTGCGCTTGAAAAAAGTGCGCACGCAAGCTTCAATGCTTTTCGAGCAATATCGTTGAGCTATGGGGAAAAAGAAAAAATAGCGGTGGGAATTTGCTATGTGAGGAAATGCTCAAGAGGGGAGGAAAACTTTCGAAAACGAAAGTATTTTTTCTAAAATGATACTTTTTTAACAACTTGGAAAAATGCGAGGAAAATGGTCAAATAAAAAATCCATTGTTTTTAATAAGATAGCTATATGGTGAAAAACTTCACGTATTGGCACCATCTTTGCTCTTTTCACAAGAGCAGTTCGCGGATGTGCTTTTTTTGAAGTGCCTCTGATTGCGGGACGTTCGTTCGCAGCTTCCGTCCGCAGCCAAAGGATTCACCATGCTCCGTCTGGGGGAGTGTGGCTGCTTCATGGCGAAAAAAACAAGACTCTCTATGCTCCGATGGGATAAGTTCTTTGCTTCGCAGGGGTATGCGTAATTCATGCCTGTTTTTTCAAAGACCTTCGTCACAAAACTCTGACGAGTATAGCAGCCGAACACCATAATCGAAGAGATTTATCATGTCACAAACTGAACAGGTTAAGTTAGAAAAATCCCTTTCACCAGCGCAGGTCTGGGCGTTGGCTCTTGGATCAATCGTTGGTTGGGGGTGTTTTGTTCTCCCTGGCGATATGTTTTTGCCCCAAGCTGGTCCCTTGGGAACGCTGATTGGTTTTGGCCTCGGTGCTTTTCTGCTCTGTTTTGTGGCTGTGTGCTACAGCTACATGATTAAATACGCTCCAGTTGCCGGTGGAGCTTTTGCATATGCTTACGTTGGCTTTGGACCAACAGCCGCCTTTGTCTGCGGCTGGGCGCTGGTCCTTGGCTACATCGCTATTATCGGTATTGATATTGCCGCGCTTGCCCTAATTTTCCGTTTCCTGTTCCCTGGAGTCTTTGAGTTCGGGGCCTTGTACACCATTGCAGGGTGGGACGTATACACAGGTGAGGTGCTGCTCATGACAGGCGCAACCTTGCTCTTTGGCTGGCTGAATTATCGCGGCGTCAGCTTTGCTGGCAAGTTGCAGGTCGTTCTGGCTTTCCTGCTGACCATCGGTATTATTTCCCTTTTTGCTGGTACCGCATCACAGGAAACCGCACACCTTTCCAACCTCACTCCGCTGTTCTCTGAGCACAGAAGCACAGTGGCTTGTGTCCTTCTGATTCTCGCAATTTCTCCTTTCCTCTTTGTTGGTTTCGATACCGTTCCTCAGGCCGCAGAAGAGTTCTCCTTTGAACCTTCCCGTGCACGTAACATCATGATTATTGCCATTATTTGTGGTGTTATCCTGTACAGCCTCGTGACCCTGTCCGTTGGTATTGTTATTCCATATCCTGAGATGCTCGCCAGAATGGACGCTCTTCGCTTGAGCGGTGGTACGGCGTGGGCAACTGGCGAAGCTGCCACAATCGCTTTCGGCAAGTTTGGTGCTGTTGTGCTGTCCTGTGCTGTTATGGGTGCTGTTTGTACCGGCATTAACGGCTTCTACATCGCAACCTCCCGCTTGCTCCTGAGCATGGCGCGTGGCCGCATCCTGCCTGCATGGTTCGGTGACATTCATCCCAAGTACCGTTCCCCCTACAAGGCAATTCTTTTTACCATCGTCATTGTCCTGCTGACGCCGTTCGCTGGCCGCTCCGTTGTTGGGTGGATCGTGGACATGAGTTCCGTCGGCACGGGTATTGGCTACCTGTTTACCTGCCTTGCTGCCCGCCGCGTCCTGCTTGGAAGCACTGGCGTTTCTGATAAGGCAACCCGTTTGTTCTGCTGCTCTGTTGGTACGTTGACCGCAGTCATGTGCATTGTCCTGCTGTTGGTTCCTGGTTCTCCTGCACACATCAGTGTGGCATCCCAGTGGTGCCTGGTTGTGTGGGTTGCAATGGGCTTTTTCTTCTACTTCTCGAACAGGTCCGTGTGGGTAAAGCTCCCCGAGGTGGAACTTCGCTCCAACGTGCTTGGCAGTGCAGATATTCCGGTCTTTTTCAAGCCTCGCAATCCTCAGCCGATGGGCAATGCGGAGCCGGTTCGGGTTCGTTCCGAATACAAGGACTAGCGAAAAGTCTGTTACGATAACGCAGACAACGTGTGTTTATGCCCCTGCCAGCAAGCGCTGGCGGGGGTTTCCTGTATTTGGGAACGAAAAAGATGAACCTTCCCCTAGGGGGACCGACTAGGCAAAGGAATAGTGATTGCCTATGAATAACACCATGCCTGAAGCGTCATGCGCTTCGATGACATGATACATATTTTCCTCTTACCCAGTGACGGAACTTCTCTGTACTACTGAAGGAGATTTTTGCTTATGAGTTCGACGTGCCCTTCTGGATGTCCTCAAACGACGTCTGGTGCAGAAGCCGTACCCCTTAGTGCTCGCCTTCAGCGTCTCAAAGACGCGTATCTCGATGCTCGCCCCAGTATAACGGTTGGACGAGCGCAGGCTTTTACAGAGATAGCCAAGAAATTCCCCTTCCTCCCGGTAAATGTTCGTCGGGCAATGAGTTTCAAGCGAGCATGCGAAACCGCACCCATGCTCATTCAGAAAGATGAACTTATTGTTGGCCATCCGTGTGGAAAGCCACGAGCAGGCGCGTTTTCTCCTGACATCGCCTGGAAGTGGCTCCGCGACGAGCTTGACACAATTGGGACCCGCGCACAGGACCCGTATTTTGTGAGCGACGAAGACAAGAAAATCATGCGTGAAGAGCTTTTCCCATTTTGGGAGGGAAAATCTCTTGACGAGGCATGTGAGGAAAAGTTCCGCGAGGAAGGAATCTGGGAATTTTCTGCGGAGTCTTTTGTTAGCGACCTGAGCTATCATCATACCAGTGGTGCTGGCGATACAAGCCCCGGCTATGACATTATTCTGTTCACCAAGGGTGTGAATGGAATGAAGGCTGAGGCAGAGGAGCATCTGGAGCGTCTCGAAAAGGGATGTGAGCCAGAAGACGAAGACCGCAAGAACTTCTACAAGGCTGCCATCATTACCTGTGAAGGCATTCTCTTGTATGCAAAGCGTGTTTCTGAGTACGCCACGAAGTGTGCAGAAAAGGAAGACGATCCGAAACGGCGGGCCGAACTTTTGAAGATCGCCGAAGTGAATGCCCGTGTACCTGCCTGTCCGCCAAAAAACTTTCATGAGGCGTTGCAGGCCATCTGGACAATTCAGTCCCTTTTCCTGATGGAAGAGAATCAGTGCAGTACTTCTCTGGGACGATTTGACCAGTATGTGTATCCTTGCTTTGCCGCAGACATTGAGTCCGGAGCGATGACTCGGGACCAGGCTCTGGAGCTCATGGGATGCTTCATCATTAAGTGTTCAGAAATGGTGTGGTATACCCCTGGGGCAACAGCAAAATACTTTGCTGGGTACATGCCGTTTATCAATATGTGCGTTGGGGGCCTAAAGCGCCACGGTGGCGACGGAACCAACGACCTTACCTATCTGGTCATGGATGCAGTACGGACAGTGAATGTGTACCAGCCTTCGCTGGCCTGCCGTATTCACAACCAGTCTCCCCAGAAGTATCTGGAGAAAATTGTTGAGGTCATCAAGGCAGGCGGAGGAATGCCCGCATGTCACTTCGATGATGCCCACATCAAAATGATGCTCCGAAAGGGCTTTGATTTTGATGATGCCCGCGACTACTGCCTGATGGGGTGTGTAGAACCCCAGAAATCAGGGCGTATTCACCAGTGGACAGCAGGGGGCTTCACCCAGTGGCCAGTTGCCATTGAGTTCGTGTTTACCCGTGGAATGCTCAGATCATATGATGGAGACCGGCAGGGTCTTGATACTGGTGATCTTGAGCAGTTTGAAACCTATGAGCAGTTTGATGCCGCTGTCAAAAAGCAGCTTGACAACATTATGGATATCACTGCTCGAGGGACTGTCATTAATCAGAAGCTTGTTCGCGATATCGTTCCGTCCCCATACATGTCCCTCTTTGTTGACGGGTGCATGGATAAGGGAAAAGACGTTTCCGCAGGCGGCGCTGTCTTGTATGACGG comes from the Desulfobaculum bizertense DSM 18034 genome and includes:
- a CDS encoding DUF4125 family protein, with the protein product MTEARKNELVKDIIEHELKMFLAVNNAGGTSVCQEHPDSFRVMREMTHAVMNEAFLESYLNDLKEAEKAGRNLMTEKYALMGGQIPPLNDDEMLRNIVVVEGTWRRQVAERFPRSVQPEGHQGFCLYLGSELQTYSRKSLMLYEECMNAARKEGRNLVQERYEILMQKLGYGSLEQCEAKLAAQ
- a CDS encoding APC family permease — translated: MSQTEQVKLEKSLSPAQVWALALGSIVGWGCFVLPGDMFLPQAGPLGTLIGFGLGAFLLCFVAVCYSYMIKYAPVAGGAFAYAYVGFGPTAAFVCGWALVLGYIAIIGIDIAALALIFRFLFPGVFEFGALYTIAGWDVYTGEVLLMTGATLLFGWLNYRGVSFAGKLQVVLAFLLTIGIISLFAGTASQETAHLSNLTPLFSEHRSTVACVLLILAISPFLFVGFDTVPQAAEEFSFEPSRARNIMIIAIICGVILYSLVTLSVGIVIPYPEMLARMDALRLSGGTAWATGEAATIAFGKFGAVVLSCAVMGAVCTGINGFYIATSRLLLSMARGRILPAWFGDIHPKYRSPYKAILFTIVIVLLTPFAGRSVVGWIVDMSSVGTGIGYLFTCLAARRVLLGSTGVSDKATRLFCCSVGTLTAVMCIVLLLVPGSPAHISVASQWCLVVWVAMGFFFYFSNRSVWVKLPEVELRSNVLGSADIPVFFKPRNPQPMGNAEPVRVRSEYKD
- the cutC gene encoding choline trimethylamine-lyase; the encoded protein is MSSTCPSGCPQTTSGAEAVPLSARLQRLKDAYLDARPSITVGRAQAFTEIAKKFPFLPVNVRRAMSFKRACETAPMLIQKDELIVGHPCGKPRAGAFSPDIAWKWLRDELDTIGTRAQDPYFVSDEDKKIMREELFPFWEGKSLDEACEEKFREEGIWEFSAESFVSDLSYHHTSGAGDTSPGYDIILFTKGVNGMKAEAEEHLERLEKGCEPEDEDRKNFYKAAIITCEGILLYAKRVSEYATKCAEKEDDPKRRAELLKIAEVNARVPACPPKNFHEALQAIWTIQSLFLMEENQCSTSLGRFDQYVYPCFAADIESGAMTRDQALELMGCFIIKCSEMVWYTPGATAKYFAGYMPFINMCVGGLKRHGGDGTNDLTYLVMDAVRTVNVYQPSLACRIHNQSPQKYLEKIVEVIKAGGGMPACHFDDAHIKMMLRKGFDFDDARDYCLMGCVEPQKSGRIHQWTAGGFTQWPVAIEFVFTRGMLRSYDGDRQGLDTGDLEQFETYEQFDAAVKKQLDNIMDITARGTVINQKLVRDIVPSPYMSLFVDGCMDKGKDVSAGGAVLYDGPGTVFAGLGTYADSMAAIKHLVFDEKKYTLLDIQKALEADWVGYEHLRRDCENAPKYGNDDDRADMIVADIIDYTEKGMNSHKSLYARMIHGTLSQSFNTPLGEMIGATPNGRRAGAPLSDGMSPSQGADTKGPTAIIKSVSKLNVEAMSLGMAHNFKILQGFLDTPEGENGLITLLRTASILGNGQMQFNYVDNELLRKAQENPEKYRDIIVRVAGYCAYFVELCKEVQDEIISRTMLQ